Sequence from the Kineosporia succinea genome:
GCCCCTCCGCGCTGAGCTGGGAGGAGAGCGGTGGGCTGGCCGGCAACGCGGAGACGGCGCAGCGGGTGCTCGACCAGCTCGGGGTCACGGCCGGGGAGACGCTGCTGATCGAGGGGGCGGCCGGTGGCGTCGGCTCGGTGGCCACGCAGTTCGCGGTGGCCCGGGGGGTGACGGTGATCGGGACGGCCAGCCCGGGCAACCACGACTTCCTGCGGGAGCTCGGGGCGCTTCCGGTGGCCTACGGGGCGGGTCTGGGCGAGCGGGTGCGGCGAACGGTGGACGACGTGGTCGGCGCGCGGGGTTCCGCCGGCTCGGGCTCCGGTCCTCGTGGCGGGCTGGTGGACGCGGTGCTCGACACCGCCGGGAAGGGCTCGCTGCGCGATCTGGTCGAGATCGCGGGCGGCCCGGAGCGGGTCGTCACGATCGCCGACCTCGAGGGTTCGGCGGAGCTGGGCGTGAAGCTGTCGCGTTCGGCCGGGCCGGGCGCCGACCCGCAGGCCGCGCACGGCCTGACGACCGCCCACGACCTGGCCCAGCAGGGACGCCTGAAACGCCTCGTGGCCGGGGTCTTCCCGCTGGACGAGGCCGCCCGCGCCCACGACCTGAGCGAGACCGGGCACGCCCGGGGAAAGATCGTGCTGGTGCCGTGAGCTCAGGCCGGTGGTTTCGTGGCCGGGGACACCAGCACGGCCACGGCCATCGCCACGGCGACCGACAGCACGGCGGTGAGCACCGAGAACACCTCGCCCAGCAGCCCGACCAGCGGCGGCCCACCGAGGAAGGCGACGTAGCCCACCGACGCGACGACGCTCACCCGGGCCGCCGCCCGGGCGGGCTCGTCGGCCGCCGCGCTCATGCCCACCGGGAAGCCCAGCGCCGTGCCGAACCCCCAGAGCACCGCGCCCACGAAGGCCGGCGGCACGCTCGGCGCGAACACGAAGACCAGGATGCCCAGCGTCGCGGTGACGGCCATGACCTGCATCAGCCCGGACCGGCCGTGACGGTCGAGCAGGTGCGGGCCGAACCAGCGCCCGGCGGTCATCGCGGCCAGAACCACCGCGAACCCGAGGGTGCCGACGGCGTCGGACGTCCCGTGCCCGTCGATGAGAGCCACACTCGCCCAGTCGTTCGCGGTGCCCTCGGCGAACGCGAACGTCAGCACGAACAGCCCGATCAGCAGGGTGCGGGGCTCGACCCAGGCCGTCAGCGGCGACTGAGGGGCCACCGCCGGCGCACCCGGTTCACGCTCCGGCTCCGGCTCGGTGTCGGGCACGAACCGGCGCACGGCGAGCGGCACGTAGGCCGACACCGCCACGGCCACCAGCAGCAGGTGCACCGGCGCGGGCACCCCGAGCCACACCATCAGGGCCGACAGCAGCGCCGCGGCCACCGTGCCGATGCTGAACCCGGCGTGGAACCGCGGCATGATCGCCCGGCCCAGACGGCGTTCCACCACCGCGCCCTGCACGTTCATCGCCACGTCCCAGCCCCCCTGGGCGAACCCGAACAGCACCAGGCCGATCACCACCAGCGGCACCCCGGCCTCGTAGCCGAGGGCGATCAGGGCCACCGACGCACCGTCCATGACCGCGAGAGTGGCCACCGTGCGCCGGGATCCGAAGCGGGTCACGATCGCCCCGGCCATCGGCAGCGCGATCAGCGACCCGACCGCGATCGCCAGCAGCACCAGGCCGAGCTGGCCGGCCCCGAGCCCGAGCTTCTCCTTGAACTGGGGAATGCGCGACGCCCAGCTGGCGAAGATGAACCCGGTCGCGATGAAGGCGGCGTAGGTGGCCCGGATCCCGGCCCGGGTGTCGTCGAGGGAGGTGTCGACATCGGTGCTCGTCACGGCGGTGTGGCCCTTCGGCACGGCGGAGTCAATGGCCTGGTCGATGAACTCGCTCTCCGACCTTATCCCGCGCCCGCAACTGAAATGACCGTGCGTGAACGCATATGGCCGCTTCATCCTCCCTCGACGGGTCACGGCCGGATCACCGCTGTGCGGTCCCTGGTCGTGCGCGGACGGACGGCGTAGTGTCGGCGCCACCGGTGATCACGACCGCAGGAGCCTTCAGTGAAGAAGCTGATCAACGCCCCCGAAGACGTCGTCGTCGAAGCCCTCAGGGGCATGGCGGCGGCTCACCCGCAGCACCTGCGCGTCGACACGGCCAACCGCATCGTCTACCGGGCCACACCGGCCGCGCCCGGCAAGGTCGCCCTGATCTCCGGTGGCGGTTCCGGCCACGAGCCCCTGCACGGCGGTTTCGTCGGCCCGGGCATGCTCGACGCCGCGATCGCCGGCGAGGTCTTCACCTCGCCCGTGCCCGACCAGGTGGTCGAGGCGACCCGGCGGGCCGACACCGGCGCCGGGGTCGTGCACATCGTCAAGAACTACACCGGCGACGTCATGAACTTCGAGATGGCCGCCGAGATCGCCGCCGCCGAGACCGGTGTCGAGGTGGTCTCGGTGATCACCGACGACGACGTCGCCGTGCAGGACTCGCTCTACACCGCCGGTCGTCGCGGCGTCGGCGTCACCGTGCTGGCCGAGAAGATCGCCGGGGCCGCCGCCGAGCAGGGGCGCCCGCTGCACGAGGTCGCCGACGTCGTGCGCAGGGTCAACGAGAACGGCCGCAGCATGGGCATGGCCCTCACCAGCTGCACCGTGCCCGCCGCCGGCCGACCCACGTTCGACCTGCCCGAGCACGAGATGGAGATCGGCGTCGGCATCCACGGCGAGCCGGGCCGCCGCCGGGTGCCGCTGGCCCCGGCGAAGGAGGTCGCGGCGATGCTTCTCGAGCCGATCCTCGAGGACCTCCGCACCGCCGTGGGAGACACGAAAGACGTCATCGCCTTCGTCAACGGCATGGGCGCCACCCCGCTGCTCGAGCTCTACCTGATGTACGGCGAGGTCTCGGCCCTGCTCGCGAAGGCCGGCGTGAACGTGGTGCGCTCGCTGGTCGGGCCCTACATCACCAGTCTCGACATGGCCGGTTGCTCGGTCACCCTGCTCAGGGTGGACGATGATCTGGTCCGTCTGTGGGATGCCCCGGTCAACACACCGGGACTGCGCTGGGGAGCCTGATGAGCGAGATCGTCGATGTCACCACCCTGAGGTCCTGGCTGATCCGGTTCGCCGGTGACGTCGAGGAGCACGCGGCCGAGCTGACCGAGCTGGACTCGGCCATCGGCGACGCCGATCACGGCTCGAACCTCGCACGGGGCATGAAGGCCGTGGTCAGCGTGCTGGCCGACGACTCGACCCCGCCCAGCATCGGCCCGATGCTCAAGCAGTCCGGCATGGCCCTGGTCAGCACCGTGGGCGGCGCGAGCGGCCCGCTGTACGGCACGTTCTTCCTGCGCATGGCCACCGCGGCGGGTGAGTGCGACGCTCTCGGCCCGGACTCGCTGGCCGCCGCCTTCCGGGCCGGGCTGGAGGGGGTCGTGGCCCGGGGCAAGGCCTCCGCCGGCGACAAGACGATGCTCGACGCGCTGATCCCGGCCGTCGACGCGTTCGAGGCCGCGCTCGGGGAGGGCAAGCCGTTCGGCGACGCGATCCGGGCCGCGGCCGACGCCGCCGAGGCCGGGCGCGACGCCACGACCGGGCTGCTCGCCCGCAAGGGCCGCGCCAGCTACCTGGGCGAACGCAGTGTGGGACACCAGGATCCGGGCGCGACCAGCACGGCCCTGCTGTTCCGGGCCGCCGCCACCACGATGATCGACGGCGAGGACGGCAAGTAACCCGACATGACGCAACCGGTCGGCACGGCTGAACAGGTGGGCGAGGCCGACCGGGTCGGCATCGTCGTGGTCTCGCACAGCCGTCCGCTGGCCCGGGCCGTGGTGGCCCTGGCCGGTGAGATGGCGCCCGGGGTCACGGTCGCGATCGCGGCCGGGCTCGACGAGGAGACGCTGGGCACCGACGCGGTCGCGATCTCCGAGGCGATCGCGTCGGTCGACGGCGAGGCCGGCGTTCTCGTGCTGATGGACCTGGGCAGTGCCGTGCTCTCGGCCGAGCTCGCGCTCGAGTTCGTCGAGGTCCCCGACCGGGTGCTGCTCTGCTCGGCCCCGCTCGTCGAGGGGCTGGTGGCGGCGGTGGTCACGGCCGCCTCCGGCGCCACCCGGGCCGAGGTCGCCGCCGAGGCGCGAAACGGCCTCGCGGGCAAGCAGAGTCAGCTGGGCGATCACGGGCGACCGCCGGACGACGCGTCGGTCTCGCCTGCCGCTGCGAACCCACCGGCCAGCTTCACCGTCACTCCGGCCCACGGCCTGCACGCCCGGCCCGCCGCGAGACTCGTGACGCTGCTGCGCGACCTGGACGCCGTCGTCGAGATCCGCAACGCCACCACCGGTTCCGCCTGGGTCCCGGCCACCAGCCTGTCCCGGGTCGCCACGCTGGGCCTGCTCAACGGCCACGAGATGCAGGCCCGGGCGAGCGGCCCGCAGGCCGGCGACGCTCTCGCCGCCATCGGCGCCCTGGCCGCCCGCACCTTCGACGAGACCACCGAAGACGTCGCCCCACCCGTGGTTCCCGGCGGCCCGATGCCCGCCTCCCCCGGCATCGCGATCGGTTCCGTGCGGCGACCCACCGCCTCCCCCGGCCTCGAGGCACCCGGGCTCCACGACGTCCTCACGCAGACCCCCGAACTCGAGAAGCGGGCCCTGACCGCCGCTCTCGAGACCGTGCGGGCGCGCATCACCGCCCTGAAGAGCCGCGTGGCGGCCACCGAGGCCGAGATCTTCGACGCGCACCTCACCCTGCTCGGCGACCCGGCCCTGCTGGACGAGGCGTCGGCCCGGGTCGACGACGGCGCGTCGGCCGCGCTCGCCTGGGCCACCGCCGCCCGGGAGACCGCCCGGCAGTTCGAGGGCCTCACCGACCCCTACCTGGCCGCCCGGGCCACCGACGTCCGCGCCGTCGGTGAGCAGGTGCTCGCCGAGCTCCTGCCCGCCGAACCGGCGGCCACCGGCCGGACCCCCCGGGCCGGTGGCGCCGGAACGATTCTCGTGGTCGCCGACCTCACCCCGGCCCAGGCCGCGGAACTCGACAGCGGCACCACCCACGGCGTCGTGACGGCGTTCGGCAGCCCGACCGGGCACGCCGCCATCCTGACCCGGGCCCGGGGCGTCCCGGCCGTGGTCGCCGCCGGCGCCGCCGTGCTCGACCTGCCCGAGGGCACCGTCGTGGCGCTCGACGGATCCACCGGCGAACTCGTGATCGACCCCGGGACCGCCGTGCAGCAGGCCTTCCGGAGCCGCGACCGCGAACGCCGGCAGGCCACCGAAACCGCTCTGCGGCACACCCACAGCCCCGCCGTCACCCGCGACGGCGTCCGCATCCTGGTCGCCGCCAACGCGTCCACCCCGGCCGAGGCCACCGCCGCCCGCGCCCGCGGCGCCGATCTGATCGGGCTGGTCCGCACCGAGTTCCTGTTCCTGGGCCGCGACACCGCGCCCGACCTCGACGAGCAGGAGGCGGCCTACCTCGACCTGGCCGACGCCTTCGGCGGCGAGCGCATCACCCTGCGCACCCTCGACGTCGGCGGTGACAAACCGCTGGGCTACCTGCCGATGCCGGCCGAGGCGAACCCGTTCCTCGGGGTGCGGGGGCTGCGGCTCGGGCTGCGCCGCCGTGACCTGCTGACCACCCAGCTGCGGGCGATCGTGCGCACCGCCCGGCAGACGCCGGTCAGCGTGATGTTCCCGATGGTGACCACGCTCGACGAGCTCCGCACCGCGAGAACCCTTCTGCACGAGGCCTGCGAGGGCACGGTCCCGGCCGGCCTGCGGGTGGGGATCATGGTCGAGGTGCCCGCCGCCGCCCTGAAGGCGGCCGCCTTCGCCCCGCACGTCGACTTCTTCAGCATCGGCACCAACGACCTCACCCAGTACACGCTGGCCGCCGAGCGCGGCAACGACGCGGTCGCGGCACTGGGCGATCCGTTCGACCCGGCCGTGCTGCAGCTCGTGCGGGCCACCGGCAACGGCGCCGCCGGCCAGGCCGAGGTGGCGGTGTGCGGGGAGTTCGCCGCCGACGTGCGGTCCGTGGCCCTGCTGGCCGGCCTGGGGGTGACGGAGCTGAGCGTGAACCCGCGCTCGGTGCCGGACATCAAGCACACGATCCGCCGCACCGACCTCGGCGAGGCCCGTGACCTGGCCGCTCGAGCACTGCTCCAGGCCTCCGCGGACCAGGTGCGCGACCTGCTCCCGCCCCCCGGTTGATCACCACATAGTCACCCCTCCCCGCCGGCCCCGTAATCTTGGGTTAACAACCGGCGAACTCTGTCGTACGCCTTTCTCGCACCCCTGGAACCGAACAACATTCGGGGTGAACCCTGTGGCCGTGACGACAGCAACGGTCATTCTCATCCTGGTCGTCGTGGTAGCTCTGGCCTTCGATTTCACCAACGGCTTCCACGACACGGCCAACGCCATGGCCACGTCCATCGCGACCGGCGCCCTGACCCCCAAGGTCGCCGTCGCGCTGTCCGGCGCCCTCAACCTGGTCGGCGCCTTCCTGTCCGTCGAGGTGGCCCTGACGGTGACCAACGCCGTCATCAAGATCCAGAACTCCGACGGCACCCCCAAACCCGAACTGCTCGACGGCGGCGGGTCCGACCTGCTGCTCATCGTGCTGGCGGGCCTCATCGGCGGGATCACCTGGAACCTGCTGACCTGGCTGCTCGGCCTGCCCTCCAGCTCCTCGCACGCCCTGTTCGGCGGCCTGATCGGCGCGGCCCTGGCCGGTCTGGGCACCAGCGGCGTGAACTGGAACGGTGACGGCTCCAAGATCGACGGCGTGGTGGGCAAGGTGATCCTGCCCGCACTGATGTCACCGATCATCGCCGGGGTCGTGGCCGCCGTCGGCACCTGGCTGGTCTACCGGATCACCGCCGGGGTGGCTCAGCGCTTCACCGAGAACGGTTTCCGCTGGGGCCAGATCGGTTCCGCCTCGCTGGTCTCGCTGGCCCACGGCACCAACGACGCGCAGAAGACGATGGGGGTCATCACCCTCGGCCTGATCGCGTCGGGCCACTGGACCGACCCGGAGAACATCCCGTTCTGGGTCAAGGCCGCCTGTGCGATCGCCATCGCCAGTGGCACCTACCTGGGTGGGTGGCGCATCATCCGCACCCTCGGCAAGGGCCTGGTCGAGATCGCCTCCCCGCAGGGCATGGCGGCCGAGGGCGCGTCCGGCGCCGTCATCCTGATCTCCAGCCACCTGGGCCTGGCCCTGTCCACCACGCACGTCGCGACCGGCTCGATCCTCGGCTCCGGCGTGGGCAAGCCGGGCGCGACCGTGCGCTGGCGGGTGGCCGGCCGGATGGTCGCGGCCTGGCTGATCACGCTGCCCGCGGCCGGTCTGGTCGGGGCGATCACCTGGTACGTCGCCGACCTCCTGGGCGGCGGGCTGCTCGGGGCGATCGTCATCACCGCGTTCCTGGCGGCGGCGGCCGCGTCCATGTACCTGCACTCGAAGAAGACGCCGATCCACCCGGGCAACGTCAACGACGAGTGGGACACCCCCGCCCAGCAGCCCACCGCAGCCTAGAAGGGCCTGACATGCACACGCTTTCCCTCGAGTGGCAGGCCATCTGGAAGATCTTCGTGGTCTCCGTGATTCTCGGTGCCGGCCTGCCCGCCCTCTTCGCCCTCGGCATCCGCGCGATGGCGTTCGGCACCGGCGGCGAGGCCGAGGAACACGCCGCCGGTGTCTCCCCCGCCCCGCACCCGGCCGGCCGGGCCCTGGCCTTCGTGATCTTCGCTCTCGTGCTGCTGGTCGTCGCGCTCGGCATCATGGTGATCGTGGCCGGCGGCTTCGGCAAAGAGGTCAGCTTCGACCACATCTACCCCGTGCTCGCTGACAAATAGGCCGAGTGAGGATCTGACATGAGTGACGAGATCTCCATCGTCAACCGGGTGGTGGACTGGCTGCGCGCTGGATATCCCGCCGGTGTGCCCCAGCAGGACTACGTGGTGCTGCTCGGCCTGCTGCGCCGCAAGCTGACCGAGGCCGAGGTGCATCAGATCTCCGCCGACCTGGCCATGCAGGCCGAGCTCGGCGCCGAGATCACCTCGGCCGACGTCGAGCAGCTGATCGGCGACGCCACGCTCGACACCGCCTCGCCGGAGGACATCTCCCGGGTCTCGGCCCGGCTCGCGGCGGGTGGCTGGCCGCTGGCCGACATCGAGAGCTGAGAGCATGCGTGGCTGATCCCGGGATCAGCCACGCACCGCCCAGCGCGGGTCCCGCCCGGTCAGCCCGAGCACCCGCTCGAACACCGGCGCCCCGGCCGGGACCTCGACCACCTCACCGAAAATGGCACTGCGCAGCGGCAGATCGCCGTCGGCCCCTTCCTGCGCCGACCAGAACGTGAGCAGCGCACCGGCCACGTCCGGATGCACCGTGAGCTCCTGCCCGGTGGCGACGGCCAGGTCCCAGCTGTGCACGACCACCTCGTCGAGCGCCACCAGGGCGCACACCTCCCCCGGCATCGCGACGCCCCCGACCGTGGTCACGCCCTGCCAGGCCGACGGGTCGGCCCAGGCGGCGGCCAGCGTGCCGAGCCGGCGCGGCAGCTCGTCGCGCCAGCCCTCGGGCAGCGCACCGGTGGGCTCGGGCGGGGGGCCTCCGACCGGCAGCGACTGCTTGGCCGCGCCGAGGGTGAAGGCGTACGACAGCCCGAGCAGGTGGTCGAGCACCTGCTCGACCGGCCACTTCCCGCACGGTGTCGGGCCTTCCAGGTCACGCACCCCCGGCAGCAGCCGGGCGGCCTCGGTGGTGGCGGGTGTGAAGTCGATCATGACGATCCTCCCCGGGAACGGAAACGTTCACCGCTAGGACGACCACCACGCCCTCAATTCATCGGTACTCACGACGACGGGCCGCGATCCCGGCCCAGCCGAGCGCGGCGGCCAGCACCCCCACCGCGAGCGTGATCCAGCCGACGAGCCGCAGGTCCTCGCCCGCCGTCCCCCAGGCGTCGTCGGCGGCCTGCACCTGCCGGGCCAGCAGGGCACCGCTGTAGGCGTCGAACGTCTCGAACGACCCGACCACCCCACCGGGCGCCGGGTTCGCCGTCATCGCGCGGGCCCGCGTCCAGTTGCCGGCCTCGGCCTGGTCGACCATCCGCTCGTGCACGCCGGTGTAGTAGCGCAGCTTGCCCGTCACGTCCGCGACGTCCGCGCGCACCTCCCGCGACTGACCGGCCGCCGCGTACTCCAGCATCGCGGTGGCGTTGTCGATCGAGCTGCGCCACTCCTTCTCGTCGTCCACCGTGGTGCGGTTCAGCACGCCCAGGGCCTCGGACGAGCGCGCGTCGAACGCCGAGAACCGGGCCTCGACCACGGCGTCGGCCACCCGCAGCGCGTGGTCCTCGGCCTCCTGCACCTGCTCCCGGCTGCTCGAGACCACCACCGTGCCCGCGATCGTCACCCCGATCAGCACCACGATCCCGCTCAGCAGGCCGAGATTCAGCAACCGGTGGGTGCGGCGCGTGAGCCACAGGTGCACGCCGATGATGACGAGCACGGCCAGGATCCCGACCAGCACGGCGACGACCGGTGCGGTGTCGGCGGCCGACTCGTCGTCGGCCAGCCGGTCCTGACCGGCCTTCTGCACCTCGGCCAGCAACGGCAGCACCCGGTCGTGCAGCGTCGTCGAGGCCTCGGTCAGCGCCGCGGTGGCCTCCGCGGTCCGCCCCTGCCGGGCCAGGGTGCGCGCGGTGGCCACCTGCATCACGTACCCGCTCAGCCGGTTGTTGGCGGTGGCCAGCCGGGCCGCGTCGGCGTCGGTGCGCGCCGCGGTCACCAGGCCCAGCAGCGCGGGCTGGGCGTCGTAGGCGAAGAGGCGGTTGCTGAAGAGCTCCGGGTCGGCCCCGGTGAGGACGTCGTTGCCGGCGTCGGTGTCGGCGATCACCAGGGTGGTGCGCGCGGTCTGGATCCGGACCTGCTGCCCGGCCTCGGCCCGGGCCTGCTCGAGCGCCCCGGCCCGGCGCGCCAGCCCTTGCCAGCCGCACACCCCGGCGAGCAGAGCCGTCCCCAGCACCAGAATCCCCGCTACTAGAAGGAGATTCGGTGTCGAGCGCCGGACCCGGCCCCGCCGGACCGAGCCGATGAGCCCACCGCCCTGCTGCTGGTGCATTTCCGCCGTCCTCGCCTCTTGGTCGTCACGACCAGCCAATCCAGGGCAGGGAAACAGCGGATGACGACGCGGCGGACGCGTCGCCAAGGCTGGGTAAAGCGGGCAGCGTTCGGCCATCCGTGGGAACTTCGACCCCCGACGTAACACCGCCCCCGCACGACAACGATTCCCCTACGCTCGCGTAGCCTACGAAAGCGCAGGTCAGCCCGTTTCCGGCGAGGGATTCCCCTCCGGTTGACCCGCCCGCCGGTCTGCCCGCACGCTGAGAACGTCTGGCCACGGAGCCAATCCACGCCTGTCAGGCGGTCTTTCTCCCCGCGCACCCGATGTTCGGGAAGTCTCCGCCGGATGGCCGGCGCATCACGTCGCACCGACCTCAGGCCTGCCGACCGACATCAGAGGGACACTCCTGTGTTTTTCGCTGCCTCGATCTTCTTCACCCTCAACGGCATCACGTTCGGGAGCTGGGCCGCGCGCGTCCCCGACATCGCGCGCCAGCTCCAGCTCACCCCCGCCTCGCTCGGCGCCGCCCTGTTCTGCATCTCGCTCGGGGCCCTCGCCAGCATGCAGGTAACCGGTTGTCTCTGTGCACGTTTCGGCTCCGGACGGGTGGGGCAGGTCGCGGTGCCGCTGTTCGCGGCCACCCTACCCCTTCCCGCACTGGCCGGTAACCTCGCCGAACTCAGCCTCGCGCTGCTGGTTTTCGGCATCGCCAGCGGAGCCGCCAACGTCGCCGCCAACAGCCTCGGCGTGGAGGTGGAGGCGCGGGCGAAACGGCCGATGATGTCCTCCCTGCACGCCGTCTTCAGCGTCGGCGGCCTGCTCGGCGCGACCGTCGGCGGGCTGCTCGCCGGG
This genomic interval carries:
- a CDS encoding NADP-dependent oxidoreductase, with the translated sequence MRALQFSEYGPSSVLHVADVPEPHAGPGQVRIAVRASGLTPADTYFRSGRFRDWMPLSLPHTLGVDAAGVVDEVGDGVTGTRVGDEVFGLVDLASHGGANAQYAVLALWAARPSALSWEESGGLAGNAETAQRVLDQLGVTAGETLLIEGAAGGVGSVATQFAVARGVTVIGTASPGNHDFLRELGALPVAYGAGLGERVRRTVDDVVGARGSAGSGSGPRGGLVDAVLDTAGKGSLRDLVEIAGGPERVVTIADLEGSAELGVKLSRSAGPGADPQAAHGLTTAHDLAQQGRLKRLVAGVFPLDEAARAHDLSETGHARGKIVLVP
- a CDS encoding MFS transporter; translated protein: MTSTDVDTSLDDTRAGIRATYAAFIATGFIFASWASRIPQFKEKLGLGAGQLGLVLLAIAVGSLIALPMAGAIVTRFGSRRTVATLAVMDGASVALIALGYEAGVPLVVIGLVLFGFAQGGWDVAMNVQGAVVERRLGRAIMPRFHAGFSIGTVAAALLSALMVWLGVPAPVHLLLVAVAVSAYVPLAVRRFVPDTEPEPEREPGAPAVAPQSPLTAWVEPRTLLIGLFVLTFAFAEGTANDWASVALIDGHGTSDAVGTLGFAVVLAAMTAGRWFGPHLLDRHGRSGLMQVMAVTATLGILVFVFAPSVPPAFVGAVLWGFGTALGFPVGMSAAADEPARAAARVSVVASVGYVAFLGGPPLVGLLGEVFSVLTAVLSVAVAMAVAVLVSPATKPPA
- the dhaK gene encoding dihydroxyacetone kinase subunit DhaK → MKKLINAPEDVVVEALRGMAAAHPQHLRVDTANRIVYRATPAAPGKVALISGGGSGHEPLHGGFVGPGMLDAAIAGEVFTSPVPDQVVEATRRADTGAGVVHIVKNYTGDVMNFEMAAEIAAAETGVEVVSVITDDDVAVQDSLYTAGRRGVGVTVLAEKIAGAAAEQGRPLHEVADVVRRVNENGRSMGMALTSCTVPAAGRPTFDLPEHEMEIGVGIHGEPGRRRVPLAPAKEVAAMLLEPILEDLRTAVGDTKDVIAFVNGMGATPLLELYLMYGEVSALLAKAGVNVVRSLVGPYITSLDMAGCSVTLLRVDDDLVRLWDAPVNTPGLRWGA
- the dhaL gene encoding dihydroxyacetone kinase subunit DhaL; this translates as MSEIVDVTTLRSWLIRFAGDVEEHAAELTELDSAIGDADHGSNLARGMKAVVSVLADDSTPPSIGPMLKQSGMALVSTVGGASGPLYGTFFLRMATAAGECDALGPDSLAAAFRAGLEGVVARGKASAGDKTMLDALIPAVDAFEAALGEGKPFGDAIRAAADAAEAGRDATTGLLARKGRASYLGERSVGHQDPGATSTALLFRAAATTMIDGEDGK
- the ptsP gene encoding phosphoenolpyruvate--protein phosphotransferase, translated to MTQPVGTAEQVGEADRVGIVVVSHSRPLARAVVALAGEMAPGVTVAIAAGLDEETLGTDAVAISEAIASVDGEAGVLVLMDLGSAVLSAELALEFVEVPDRVLLCSAPLVEGLVAAVVTAASGATRAEVAAEARNGLAGKQSQLGDHGRPPDDASVSPAAANPPASFTVTPAHGLHARPAARLVTLLRDLDAVVEIRNATTGSAWVPATSLSRVATLGLLNGHEMQARASGPQAGDALAAIGALAARTFDETTEDVAPPVVPGGPMPASPGIAIGSVRRPTASPGLEAPGLHDVLTQTPELEKRALTAALETVRARITALKSRVAATEAEIFDAHLTLLGDPALLDEASARVDDGASAALAWATAARETARQFEGLTDPYLAARATDVRAVGEQVLAELLPAEPAATGRTPRAGGAGTILVVADLTPAQAAELDSGTTHGVVTAFGSPTGHAAILTRARGVPAVVAAGAAVLDLPEGTVVALDGSTGELVIDPGTAVQQAFRSRDRERRQATETALRHTHSPAVTRDGVRILVAANASTPAEATAARARGADLIGLVRTEFLFLGRDTAPDLDEQEAAYLDLADAFGGERITLRTLDVGGDKPLGYLPMPAEANPFLGVRGLRLGLRRRDLLTTQLRAIVRTARQTPVSVMFPMVTTLDELRTARTLLHEACEGTVPAGLRVGIMVEVPAAALKAAAFAPHVDFFSIGTNDLTQYTLAAERGNDAVAALGDPFDPAVLQLVRATGNGAAGQAEVAVCGEFAADVRSVALLAGLGVTELSVNPRSVPDIKHTIRRTDLGEARDLAARALLQASADQVRDLLPPPG
- a CDS encoding inorganic phosphate transporter, with amino-acid sequence MTTATVILILVVVVALAFDFTNGFHDTANAMATSIATGALTPKVAVALSGALNLVGAFLSVEVALTVTNAVIKIQNSDGTPKPELLDGGGSDLLLIVLAGLIGGITWNLLTWLLGLPSSSSHALFGGLIGAALAGLGTSGVNWNGDGSKIDGVVGKVILPALMSPIIAGVVAAVGTWLVYRITAGVAQRFTENGFRWGQIGSASLVSLAHGTNDAQKTMGVITLGLIASGHWTDPENIPFWVKAACAIAIASGTYLGGWRIIRTLGKGLVEIASPQGMAAEGASGAVILISSHLGLALSTTHVATGSILGSGVGKPGATVRWRVAGRMVAAWLITLPAAGLVGAITWYVADLLGGGLLGAIVITAFLAAAAASMYLHSKKTPIHPGNVNDEWDTPAQQPTAA
- a CDS encoding DUF3349 domain-containing protein, encoding MSDEISIVNRVVDWLRAGYPAGVPQQDYVVLLGLLRRKLTEAEVHQISADLAMQAELGAEITSADVEQLIGDATLDTASPEDISRVSARLAAGGWPLADIES
- a CDS encoding TIGR03086 family metal-binding protein is translated as MIDFTPATTEAARLLPGVRDLEGPTPCGKWPVEQVLDHLLGLSYAFTLGAAKQSLPVGGPPPEPTGALPEGWRDELPRRLGTLAAAWADPSAWQGVTTVGGVAMPGEVCALVALDEVVVHSWDLAVATGQELTVHPDVAGALLTFWSAQEGADGDLPLRSAIFGEVVEVPAGAPVFERVLGLTGRDPRWAVRG